In Zunongwangia sp. HGR-M22, the sequence GAGCCGGCACAACTAGCACTAACTTTAGAATTTCTAAAAAGTCATCAATTGAAGTTTGATACCGCAGAAAACGGAAAAAAAGCCTTGGCGCTTTTAAACAAAAATCAATACGATCTAATTCTCACCGATATCCAAATGCCTATCATGGACGGATTTCAGTTAATGAACAACATTAAAAAAGATGAGAGACTGAAAAAAATCCCAATTATCGCTTTATCCGGTCGCACCGATATGAAAGATGAAGTATACAAACTCACCGGTTTTACCGCAAAACTGACTAAACCTTTTAAAGCAAAAGATCTTTTAATGAAGATCAGCGAGATATTTGATCTCAGCCTGACCGACAGACATGTTTCAGCTGAAAGCAAATACGATTCAAGTTCTAACGAAACTGAATTGTATAATTTAGAGGATATCTATATGTTTTCAGGAGAAGATAAAGAAGCGATGTTAGTTATCATCAAAGCGTTTATAGAAAGTTCAGAAGAAAGTATTGAAAAACTGAAGCATCATAATAAAGAACAAAATCTGGAAGCTATCGGGCAAATTGCACATAAAATGCTACCCATGATCAGGCAAATGAAAGTTCTTCACTTAATTACAATTCTAGAAAAGCTAGAGCGTAAACAAGAAACTACAGTTGCTGAAGTAAATCAGCTAATTAATCAGTTAGAGATATTAGTCCAATCTTTAGAAACCGAGATTACAGCTTAATATCATACTGTTTTAATTTGTTGTAAAGCGTTTTTCGATCTATCGATAACATTCTTGCCGCTTTACTTTTGTTTCCTGCGGTTTTCTCTAAAGCTTCAAGAATCATTTTTTCTTCATTCTTATTTTTGAAAAGTCCGTAGTCTTCCTCATCCTTTTCAGCTGTAGCAATTTCATGCGGTAAGACCTTCATAGGAATCAATTTATCCTGAGTTAACAGCACCGCACGCTTAACCATATTTTTTAGCTCTCTTAAATTCCCCGGCCAAGAATAATTCTTAAAAGCATCCACAGCATCATCGGTAAAACCTAAAACTTCTTTTTCCAAATCAGTATTTGCTTCTTCTAAAAAGTGATCGGCAAAAAGCATCAAATCTTCTTTACGATCTTTTAATGAAGGAACTTTCACCGAGAATTCGTTTAAGCGATGATATAAATCTTCTCTAAATTCACCATCTTTCACTGCTTGTGCAAGATCTTCGTTTGTTGCCGTGACTACGCGAATATCTACTTCAATCTCTTTATTGCTACCAACCGGTTTAATACGTCGCTCTTGCAAAGCTCGCAATAATTGTACCTGTAACTCGTAACTTAAATTCCCTATTTCATCCAAAAACAAAGTCCCACCATTGGCCGCCTTAAAATGTCCAATCTTATCGTTAATGGCACCCGTAAAAGAACCTTTAATATGTCCAAAAAATTCACTTGAAGCAATTTCTTTAGGAATAGCGCCACAATCTACTGCGATAAATGGAGCGTCTTTACGTTTGCTTTGGTAATGTATACTTTTAGCAACATTCTCTTTCCCTGTTCCGCTTTCCCCGGTTATCAATACAGACATGTTGGTGGGAGCTACCAACTCGATATAATCATTCAACTTTCTAGAGGCATCACTTACACCTTTTATGTACTGTATATTTGATTGCGGAATTGTTTTCTTTACTTCTGTATTTTGCTTCTCTGGCTTTTTCTCCTCAACAACCTTTGTTTGTAGCGCGTTCTCTATAGTCTGCAAAATCGACTCTGGT encodes:
- a CDS encoding sigma-54-dependent transcriptional regulator, with the translated sequence MPKILIVEDDVPFGTMLKTFLSKRDYETELCFSGEDALKIISKSNFNLVLTDVRLPDKDGLTILKEVKAKNPATQVIVMTSYAEISMAVKAMKDGAFDYVSKPFRPESILQTIENALQTKVVEEKKPEKQNTEVKKTIPQSNIQYIKGVSDASRKLNDYIELVAPTNMSVLITGESGTGKENVAKSIHYQSKRKDAPFIAVDCGAIPKEIASSEFFGHIKGSFTGAINDKIGHFKAANGGTLFLDEIGNLSYELQVQLLRALQERRIKPVGSNKEIEVDIRVVTATNEDLAQAVKDGEFREDLYHRLNEFSVKVPSLKDRKEDLMLFADHFLEEANTDLEKEVLGFTDDAVDAFKNYSWPGNLRELKNMVKRAVLLTQDKLIPMKVLPHEIATAEKDEEDYGLFKNKNEEKMILEALEKTAGNKSKAARMLSIDRKTLYNKLKQYDIKL